TTCATTCGAAGCTTGGTTGGGCTCTCTGGAAAGCTGGCGCGACggtgcgtcgagtggtggtggttgtCGGGCCTGGGACGGTCGGAATCGACGCGGGCGACGAGCCTTGCGGCTGCCGGATCGGGCGAggccgaactcgtcgttgttgtggcTCTGGAAGAACGGGGCCAGCTCCTACGTGATCTACACGATGCGGTGAGTGTGTTGGACGCGTCGGGcggaccatttggtcgccggagtcgcgtcggcggcgagcgcaggcggcggcgggttcGGGCGTAGGCGGTCCGGTGGCTACGGAGACCTACGGGGAAGAAGAGAGGGATGGGCAGGGTCGGAggctcacggcgagtcggacggggaggtcagcgagctcggagacggtccggagcagccggggcgacaAGGAGGATCTCCGGCGACCGGCGAGGAAGAGGATGACGTTGGCGGCATCACAAGGCTTccggcgtcctccgccttggtgaggaggaagaggggaacgaggcggggcttcttggcgcgtcggcgaggcgtggggtggccggtggccgtggtaGAGTACGGCGGCGCCCTTTGGTGCGCTcgggaagagagggagagggagccagaggaggggaaagaggtccagggagagaggggagaggacgaGGGGGTCGGGGGGGTGCGTGGCGGCGACCAGGCAGCCGGGGGGTCACGCAGGCAGGGAGGAGCCAGCGCGGCTCGCCGGccatcgggcacgcagctgcttctcctcctggcaggaggaagaagacagtgctgcccctggtgggTCGGGCTGGCTTTGGCTAGTAGGCCACTAcagtggtgggctgcacggtaaggtacctctttttttatatttcttgttttctattattctgcaactttgtggctttattaaaaatacttaaacacttccaaaaatcaccaaactgctcatgctcactgtatggaataaatccaacatgaaacatttcagtttgggattatttggacattatttcttatataacagaaataattccaacccaaatatattattgatttaaatcaaaggcccaaataaattatttctgtgactcccaaaatattggtttgaatttcacctcatgccaatattttcacagaataacaggaacattttcttggactcatttgatgagatttaaatgttggttatttttagaggttttctgaggcttggaaaattcttcaattcaaatttcaattgaatttaaacatgatgcagcaaccaaactagtccaaggccagggtaaagctagggctgtgacatcaCTGTGATGTTAAACCAGGTAATATTCTTCTTGATGATAACATGGTTGCACATCTTGGTGACTTTGGACTATCAAAGATAATTAGGGCAGATGAAAGCAGGCAATCACTCGCCGATCGAAGTTCCTCGGTTGGAATCAAAGGCACAATTGGGTACCTTGCACCAGGTATGCTGTTTCCTTCTTACTCCACATTTTCAGTAATTGCTTGATAGATATTTATGCAAGGCTTTATTAACATATAGACAAAAGATATGGTAACCTGCATCATATACCAAACATGAATTACAAAATAGAGTAGTAGGTTACATTTGTTCACCAGTTCAGGTACGCATCAACACAATTAGTAGATTGATTACCTCACATTTGTTCCTCTCCCAGCAGCCGCTTGGCTGCACCGTACATTGTTATTGTTGACTTGACAGTCGGTAACATTGTCTTAAAAAATCAGCCAAAGGATTATAAGAAGCTTTAAGCCTCCAATTCTTTTTAGTAATTATAATAAGCTTTAAGCCTCCAAATCGTATGGTTCCGTAATAATAAGAAAAAAAAACTGATTTCTTGTGTAGCTTCTATGCGATCCTTTTGTGGTCACCatatcaaatgagaatctaaaaaaAATGTGTATCCATTTACCATAATTTGTTGTGCCGAGAATACAATTAactactactacctctgtcccataatgtaaaacgtttttccacactagtgtagtgtcaaaaagcgtcttacattatgggacggagggagtatatgtaaaCGACTAAGGAATTTGAGTGGAATGAATTATATTTataccatatactccctctgttctgaAATAGTTGTCGTTGGGGAACTTTTCCGACCAGGTGAAAACAGGATAAAGTACCAAACTACCCTCAATTTGAAATTCTTGTCGCTGGGGATCTTCGTCTTACTCCATCGCTCCTCCCCTTCGCCAGGCTCCATCCCACTGCTGCAGCTCCGGCGTCCGTCCGCGCCGGTCGCAGCTCCCTCATCGGGCGCCTTCCTCCGCTCCAATCAAGAGCCCAAACTCGTACGCAGCTCCCTCGCCGTCCGCCACAGCCTCCAGCCGCCCGCGACTCCTGGCCTTCGCGCCGCCCATGCTCCTCCCCGCACCGACCAGCAGCAGCGCCgcccgtgctcctcctcctcctgcctgaGCCTTCCAGCTCCTCGATTCAGGCACTGGAGCTCCGGATCCGGCCAATTGACCTCCGTCCGTGCTCCTCCCCGCACTGACCAACAGCCGCAGCAGCGCAGCCTGTGCTCCTCCTCCTGCCTCAGCCTTCCAGCTCCTCGATTTAGGCACTGGAGCTCCGGATCCGGCCAATTGACCTCCGCCCGTGCTCCTCCCCGCACTGACCAACAGCAGCACTAGCGCTGCCTGTGTTGCTGTTTGAATTGATCAAAATTGTTAATCGCCAAAGAAATTGATCGCCGGAGTTGTACCACTTCTTCTCGCCACAGACTGAAATTGATCAGATGTGGTGATTGAccaggacgtcttctcaccagtcaCAGCAAGCTTGAATTGATAGCCAGAGCAATTTTGAATTGATCAGCAAGGAGCAGCCACTGTCCATCTGTTCACCTGTCAAAACTAGCAGATCAACAGTAGGAGCAAGGATCAGCAAGGAGCAGCAAGGATCAGCAAGGAGCAGAAAATTGGCAAATTAGCAGATCAACAGTAGGTGAGCTACTCCATTTTTATGTGCTCCATCTGCTACAAGAAATTCAGTGTACTCATGCTTGTAATTGTACTCTTGCaaacaaattactccatgctagtaCTCCAGATCATGATTAAGAACTCAAGAAAACAATGTTAGTTCTGGCACTAAGTGTGGCTCTGCATCTGTGAGATCACTTCTGGTGTTAGTATTGGATCATGCAACTTCGGCTAGGATGTTCTTGGTTGCTTAATAACTTAACTAGATAGACATACTTAATGCAAAAAAAAAAGCAGGCACAAAGATTTCTTATACTAACCGTGTAGGATATGACACCAACACCAAATCCTTCAAGCAATCGTCCCATATACAGGAAAGAAGTGTCCTGTAAAACAAACGCTGACAAGCGCGACAGGTTCAGAAGCAGCAACAGCAAGTGGTGAAACTAAGCCTTTGGAAAATGCACTACTGTCATACTTTTGCGAAGGAGATGGCAAGCCAGCCGATGATGTTAGGAATAGCAGCAATCATACCACCATCCTAATCCTAATTTTAATTTTGCTCCTAGCTACTCCTAATTTTTAAGTACTCTACAGTAACAGAAAAGGTACTGAATTTTCTTAATTTGATCATACCACCATCTCAATGAATCAATGTTAATTAAAGGAGTACATTTTTTTAATTTTCAGTAGTACAAATTCCAACAACATCATCAGTCCAAAACATTAAGCTATTAACTGAATTTTGTGTGCATAACTGAATTTAACTGAAATTACATCTATCTCTGAAATTAATACCAACTGGTCCTTTGGTCTAAGTGGTGGTAATTCTTGAGTAAGTACATTCTTgacaaagagaagagaagagagaaaagATTCATTTATTTTTAAAAGTACTGATGCAAGCAGTAGAGTACACAAAACCTTCATTAGAGTATAAAAAAGTTTATGCAAGCATTAAAGGAACAGTTTCAGTTATTTTAATTAACTGGGAAAGTTCCGGCTAATTTTATTAAAGGAAAAGGTTGagttaattttaattaaaataaaagAAGAGAAGAGAATAGCAGAGCAAGCAATGCTACTGGTCCAAGCTAATCTGACTGGAAATCATAAACTACTGCAAGCAGCTCCATGAAAAGAAGTACTGCAAGCAGGCTACTCCAAGCAGTACTACACTAAGTAATGTCACTTCAAGTAGTACTACACCAACTAATCTCTACTGATGTCATTTAAAGCAGTAATCTCTTCAACTAATCTCTACTGATGTCATTTACAGTATTTTTGTAAACTGAATTTTTTGCCAAGGAAACAAAATTTTATAGCTTCAGGCCTAAGTACAGAATAGCTTCAGGagcaaaggaaaagaaaaacatACCCAAATTTCTGAAGTGTTTCAGGCATCTCCCAACAATTTGGACGGGCAAAAAGGGAGTTCTATTCTCGTCTATGAAATTCATACCAACAATTCTTCCTTCCAAATCAATCAGAAGACCACCAACGAAAATCTGAAGAAAATGGTACCAATGTTAACAAGTACTCATTCAATAAGATCCATACAAAGAATGTGAGCACTTATAGAGCTCAGCATGTCGAAAGAGAAACTGAATGTTGTACACCTCAGCATGTCGTCCCTTTTCGACCAAATTATCTACAGAAA
The sequence above is a segment of the Triticum dicoccoides isolate Atlit2015 ecotype Zavitan chromosome 1A, WEW_v2.0, whole genome shotgun sequence genome. Coding sequences within it:
- the LOC119285563 gene encoding uncharacterized protein LOC119285563 isoform X7; translated protein: MRMLYCRTVAAMLAEADDNHSRANKGEHSGKEHLAKLQEKDAPNLNNLVEKGRHAEIFVGGLLIDLEGRIVGMNFIDENRTPFLPVQIVGRCLKHFRNLGHFFPVYGTIA
- the LOC119285563 gene encoding uncharacterized protein LOC119285563 isoform X2, with the protein product MASSDLLRPDPAPGPWQRCSPKRTTTTPVQTKVSIQEKNTWLNFRKKMHRILIFVGGLLIDLEGRIVGMNFIDENRTPFLPVQIVGRCLKHFRNLAFVLQDTSFLYMGRLLEGFGVGVISYTVNRWTVAAPC
- the LOC119285563 gene encoding uncharacterized protein LOC119285563 isoform X4, with product MLAEADDNHSRANKGEHSGKEHLAKLQEKDAPNLNNLVEKGRHAEIFVGGLLIDLEGRIVGMNFIDENRTPFLPVQIVGRCLKHFRNLAFVLQDTSFLYMGRLLEGFGVGVISYTVNRWTVAAPC
- the LOC119285563 gene encoding uncharacterized protein LOC119285563 isoform X8: MLAEADDNHSRANKDNLVEKGRHAEIFVGGLLIDLEGRIVGMNFIDENRTPFLPVQIVGRCLKHFRNLAFVLQDTSFLYMGRLLEGFGVGVISYTVNRWTVAAPC
- the LOC119285563 gene encoding uncharacterized protein LOC119285563 isoform X1 translates to MRMLYCRTVAAMLAEADDNHSRANKGEHSGKEHLAKLQEKDAPNLNNLVEKGRHAEIFVGGLLIDLEGRIVGMNFIDENRTPFLPVQIVGRCLKHFRNLAFVLQDTSFLYMGRLLEGFGVGVISYTVNRWTVAAPC
- the LOC119285563 gene encoding uncharacterized protein LOC119285563 isoform X3 — its product is MRMLYCRTVAAMLAEADDNHSRANKGEHSGKEHLAKLQEKDAPNLNNLVEKGRHAEIFVGGLLIDLEGRIVGMNFIDENRTPFLPVQIVGRCLKHFRNLAFVLQDTSFLYMGRLLEGFGVGVISYTF
- the LOC119285563 gene encoding uncharacterized protein LOC119285563 isoform X5, whose protein sequence is MRMLYCRTVAAMLAEADDNHSRANKDNLVEKGRHAEIFVGGLLIDLEGRIVGMNFIDENRTPFLPVQIVGRCLKHFRNLAFVLQDTSFLYMGRLLEGFGVGVISYTVNRWTVAAPC
- the LOC119285563 gene encoding uncharacterized protein LOC119285563 isoform X6 — its product is MASSDLLRPDPAPGPWQRCSPKRTTTTPVQTKIFVGGLLIDLEGRIVGMNFIDENRTPFLPVQIVGRCLKHFRNLAFVLQDTSFLYMGRLLEGFGVGVISYTVNRWTVAAPC